A genomic window from Sphingobacterium spiritivorum includes:
- the sucC gene encoding ADP-forming succinate--CoA ligase subunit beta yields the protein MNIHEYQGKQILKSFGVTVQEGIVADTPEQAVEAAKKMKEDYNSDWVVVKAQIHAGGRGKGGGVKLAKNLDEVKQRATDIIGMQLVTPQTGPEGKKVNKVLIAQDVYYPGASETKEFYMSVLLDRATGRNIVMYSTEGGMDIEEVAEKTPHLIFKEEIDPKVGLQGFQARKIAFNLGLSGSAHKEMVKFVAALYKAYDATDSSMFEINPVLKTSDDKILAVDAKVNLDENALYRHPDYAAMRDVTEEDPTEVEAGESNLNYVKLDGNVGCMVNGAGLAMATMDIIKIAGGEPANFLDVGGTANAETVKAGFNIILKDPNVKAILINIFGGIVRCDRVAQGVIDAYQEIGNIPVPIIVRLQGTNAEEAKKLIDESGLKVYSAILLKEAADLVTKVLKG from the coding sequence ATGAACATTCACGAATATCAAGGAAAGCAAATACTAAAAAGTTTTGGTGTTACTGTACAAGAAGGAATTGTAGCTGACACTCCTGAGCAAGCTGTGGAAGCCGCTAAAAAGATGAAAGAAGACTACAACTCGGACTGGGTTGTTGTAAAAGCTCAGATTCACGCAGGTGGTCGCGGTAAAGGTGGCGGTGTTAAATTGGCTAAAAACCTGGATGAAGTAAAACAAAGAGCTACTGATATTATCGGTATGCAGTTGGTAACTCCTCAAACAGGTCCTGAAGGTAAAAAAGTAAACAAGGTATTAATTGCACAGGATGTTTACTATCCGGGAGCAAGCGAAACCAAAGAATTCTATATGTCGGTATTGTTGGATCGTGCAACAGGCCGCAACATCGTAATGTACTCTACTGAAGGTGGTATGGATATCGAAGAAGTAGCGGAAAAAACTCCTCACTTGATTTTCAAAGAAGAGATTGATCCTAAAGTTGGTCTTCAGGGATTCCAGGCACGTAAAATTGCATTCAACTTAGGATTATCAGGTTCTGCACACAAAGAAATGGTAAAATTCGTAGCTGCACTTTACAAAGCTTACGATGCTACAGATTCTTCTATGTTTGAAATCAATCCGGTATTAAAAACTTCTGACGATAAAATTTTGGCAGTTGATGCTAAAGTAAACCTGGATGAGAATGCATTATACCGTCATCCTGATTATGCAGCAATGCGTGATGTTACAGAAGAAGATCCTACTGAAGTAGAAGCTGGCGAGTCTAACCTGAACTATGTAAAACTTGACGGTAACGTAGGTTGTATGGTAAATGGTGCCGGTCTTGCCATGGCAACAATGGATATCATTAAAATTGCCGGTGGTGAGCCTGCTAACTTCCTTGACGTAGGTGGTACTGCTAATGCTGAAACAGTTAAAGCCGGATTCAATATTATTCTGAAAGATCCGAATGTAAAAGCAATCCTGATCAATATCTTCGGTGGTATCGTTCGTTGTGACCGTGTAGCTCAGGGTGTAATCGATGCTTACCAGGAAATTGGAAATATTCCGGTTCCTATCATCGTTCGTCTTCAGGGAACAAATGCAGAAGAAGCTAAAAAACTGATTGATGAGTCAGGACTTAAAGTATACTCCGCAATCTTATTAAAAGAAGCTGCAGATTTAGTAACTAAAGTATTAAAAGGTTAA
- the asnS gene encoding asparagine--tRNA ligase: protein MKHTRIKELLNATEFGQEVIVKGWVRTFRNNQFIAINDGSSINNIQAVVDFENTDDALLKRITTGAAVRVKGTLIESLGKGQKVEVKVTELDVIGDSDPEKFPLQPKKHSLEFLREIAHLRFRTGTFNAIFKVRNALSFAVHRFFNERDFVYMHTPIITGSDAEGAGEMFRVTTLDLNNPPRTENGEIDFKEDFFGKSTNLTVSGQLEGELAALAFGNIYTFGPTFRAENSNTTRHLAEFWMIEPEMAFYELEDNMDLAEALLKYVIRYALETCPEEIEFLKNRLLEEEKNKPAADRSDMDLIEKLKFCLENEFERVKYTDAIEILKRSKPNQKKQFKYLIDEWGADLQSEHERYLVEKHFKKPVILTDYPREIKSFYMKQNEPDTLGRNTVRAMDILFPGIGEMVGGSQREENLDKLLARMAEVGIPAEEMEWFLDTRRFGSVPHSGFGVGFERLVLFVTGMTNIRDVIPFPRTPKNAEF from the coding sequence ATGAAACACACACGTATTAAAGAATTATTGAATGCCACTGAGTTTGGGCAAGAGGTCATTGTAAAGGGATGGGTAAGAACCTTCCGTAACAATCAATTTATAGCGATCAATGATGGTTCTTCAATCAATAATATCCAGGCAGTAGTTGATTTTGAAAATACGGATGATGCGTTATTAAAAAGAATCACTACAGGTGCTGCTGTACGTGTCAAAGGAACCCTGATTGAATCTCTGGGCAAAGGTCAGAAGGTAGAGGTCAAAGTAACGGAACTTGATGTGATCGGAGATTCAGATCCTGAAAAATTTCCTTTACAACCCAAAAAACACAGTTTAGAATTTTTGCGTGAAATCGCTCATTTACGCTTCCGTACCGGAACATTCAATGCTATTTTCAAAGTACGTAATGCATTGTCATTTGCAGTACACCGCTTCTTCAATGAAAGAGACTTTGTGTATATGCACACTCCTATTATTACCGGTTCAGACGCTGAAGGTGCGGGAGAAATGTTCCGTGTGACTACTTTAGACCTGAATAATCCTCCTCGTACCGAAAACGGTGAAATAGATTTTAAAGAAGACTTCTTCGGAAAATCCACTAACCTTACCGTATCCGGGCAATTAGAAGGTGAACTGGCAGCTTTAGCATTTGGTAATATTTATACTTTCGGCCCCACATTCCGTGCTGAAAACTCCAATACAACACGTCACCTGGCTGAATTCTGGATGATCGAACCTGAAATGGCTTTCTATGAACTGGAAGACAATATGGATCTGGCTGAAGCCTTATTGAAATATGTTATACGGTATGCGTTGGAAACCTGCCCGGAAGAGATAGAGTTTCTGAAAAACCGTTTACTGGAAGAAGAGAAAAACAAACCGGCTGCAGATCGTTCGGACATGGATCTTATTGAAAAACTGAAATTCTGTCTTGAGAATGAATTTGAGCGGGTTAAATATACAGATGCGATCGAGATCCTGAAGCGCAGCAAGCCAAATCAGAAAAAACAGTTTAAATATCTGATTGACGAATGGGGTGCAGATCTTCAGTCAGAACACGAACGTTATCTTGTGGAAAAACATTTTAAGAAACCGGTGATCCTTACAGACTATCCGAGAGAGATCAAATCATTCTATATGAAACAGAACGAACCGGATACATTAGGCAGAAACACTGTTCGTGCGATGGATATCCTGTTTCCGGGTATAGGCGAAATGGTTGGCGGATCACAACGGGAAGAAAATCTGGACAAATTACTGGCTCGTATGGCTGAGGTAGGAATACCGGCCGAAGAAATGGAATGGTTCTTGGATACCCGCCGTTTCGGATCAGTTCCTCACTCAGGTTTCGGTGTCGGATTTGAGCGTCTGGTACTATTCGTAACAGGAATGACCAATATCCGTGATGTTATCCCATTCCCGAGAACACCAAAAAATGCTGAGTTTTAA